The Mustela erminea isolate mMusErm1 chromosome 18, mMusErm1.Pri, whole genome shotgun sequence genome has a window encoding:
- the LOC116578509 gene encoding nucleoside diphosphate kinase B, producing MAHQERTFIAIKPDGVQRGLVGEIIKRFEQKGFRLVAMKFLQASQELLKQHYIDLKDRPFFPGLVKYMNSGPVVAMVWEGLNVVKTGRMMLGETNPADSKPGTIRGDFCIQVGRNIIHGSDSVKSAEKEISLWFKPEELVDYKSCAFDWIYE from the exons ATGGCCCACCAGGAGCGCACGTTCATCGCCATCAAGCCGGACGGCGTGCAGCGCGGCCTGGTGGGCGAGATCATCAAGCGCTTCGAGCAGAAGGGGTTCCGCCTCGTGGCCATGAAGTTCCTGCAG GCCTCTCAGGAGCTCCTGAAGCAGCACTACATTGACCTGAAGGACCGTCCCTTCTTCCCAGGGCTGGTGAAGTACATGAACTCCGGGCCGGTTGTGGCCATG GTCTGGGAGGGACTGAATGTGGTGAAGACGGGGCGGATGATGCTTGGGGAGACCAACCCAGCGGATTCTAAGCCAGGCACCATTCGTGGGGACTTCTGCATTCAAGTTGGGAG GAACATCATTCATGGCAGTGATTCAGTGAAAAGTGCGGAGAAAGAAATCAGCCTCTGGTTCAAGCCTGAAGAGCTGGTGGATTACAAGTCTTGTGCTTTTGACTGGATCTATGAATAA
- the LOC116578508 gene encoding nucleoside diphosphate kinase A — MANCERTFIAIKPDGVQRSLVGEIIKRFEQKGFRLVAMKLIQASEDLLKEHYIDLKDRPFFAGLVKYMQSGPVVAMVWEGLNVVKTGRVMLGETNPADSKPGTIRGDFCIQVGRNIIHGSDSVESAEKEIGLWFQPEELVDYKSCAQSWIYE; from the exons ATGGCCAACTGTGAACGCACCTTCATTGCCATCAAGCCTGATGGGGTCCAGCGCAGCCTCGTGGGAGAAATCATCAAGCGTTTTGAGCAAAAGGGATTCCGCCTCGTTGCTATGAAATTAATTCAG GCTTCTGAAGATCTTCTCAAGGAGCACTACATCGACCTGAAGGACCGTCCCTTCTTTGCCGGCTTGGTCAAGTACATGCAGTCAGGGCCCGTGGTTGCCATG GTCTGGGAGGGCCTGAATGTGGTGAAGACGGGCCGAGTGATGCTCGGGGAGACCAACCCTGCAGACTCCAAGCCTGGGACCATCCGTGGGGATTTCTGCATCCAAGTTGGCAG GAACATTATCCACGGCAGCGACTCTGTGGAGAGTGCGGAGAAGGAGATTGGCTTGTGGTTCCAGCCTGAAGAGCTGGTGGATTACAAGAGCTGTGCTCAGAGCTGGATCTACGAGTGA